A window of the Myxococcus fulvus genome harbors these coding sequences:
- the murC gene encoding UDP-N-acetylmuramate--L-alanine ligase has product MTRNKPPSLFKTRHAAQVHFVGIGGIGMSGIAEVLLNLGYRVSGSDLKESDITRRLTRMGATIFEGHKAENLVQADVVVISSAVRKDNPEVVTARQRKIPVIPRAEMLAELMRLKYAVAVAGSHGKTTTTSMVATVLSAAGLDPTAVVGGKVNVLDSNAKLGKSELMVVEADESDGSFLKLHPSISIVTNIDPEHMDHYGSLEVLQSAFVEFCNRVPFYGLNVLCLDNPNVQALLPRIEKRFVTYGSSHMADYRLESITLDGFTTTFQAFRRDEALGEFRVRMVGAHNAFNALAVIAVAEEMDIPLETVRTALAEFGGVQRRFTVKGEAKGITVVDDYGHHPTEVLATLAGARRAFGRRLVVAFQPHRYTRTHDLFKDFTTAFNDADLLFVTNVYAAGEEPIPGATGDALADAIRAHGHRDVTFVPKRTDLPAELLPRLREGDLVLTLGAGDITHVGPDLLGLLGHAAPTKG; this is encoded by the coding sequence GTGACGAGGAACAAGCCCCCCAGTCTCTTCAAGACGCGGCACGCCGCGCAGGTGCACTTCGTGGGCATCGGCGGCATCGGCATGAGCGGCATCGCCGAGGTGCTGCTCAACCTGGGCTACCGGGTGTCCGGCAGCGACTTGAAGGAGAGCGACATCACCCGGCGCCTGACGCGCATGGGCGCCACCATCTTCGAGGGACACAAGGCGGAGAACCTGGTCCAGGCGGACGTGGTGGTCATCTCCTCGGCGGTGCGCAAGGACAACCCCGAGGTCGTCACCGCGCGCCAGCGGAAGATTCCCGTCATCCCCCGCGCGGAGATGCTCGCGGAGTTGATGCGGCTGAAGTACGCGGTGGCGGTCGCCGGCAGCCACGGCAAGACGACGACGACGTCCATGGTGGCGACGGTGCTGAGCGCCGCGGGCCTGGACCCGACGGCGGTGGTGGGCGGCAAGGTGAACGTGCTCGACTCCAACGCCAAGCTGGGCAAGAGCGAGCTGATGGTGGTGGAGGCGGACGAGTCCGACGGCAGCTTCCTCAAGCTGCACCCGTCCATCTCCATCGTCACCAACATCGACCCGGAGCACATGGACCACTACGGCTCGCTGGAGGTGCTCCAGTCGGCCTTCGTCGAGTTCTGCAACCGGGTGCCGTTCTACGGCCTCAACGTGCTGTGCCTGGACAACCCCAACGTCCAGGCGCTCCTGCCGCGCATCGAGAAGCGCTTCGTCACCTACGGCAGCTCGCACATGGCGGACTACCGCCTGGAGAGCATCACCCTGGATGGGTTCACCACCACGTTCCAGGCGTTCCGCCGGGACGAGGCGCTGGGTGAGTTCCGGGTGCGCATGGTGGGCGCGCACAACGCCTTCAACGCGCTGGCGGTCATCGCCGTGGCGGAGGAGATGGACATCCCGCTGGAGACGGTGCGCACGGCGCTGGCCGAGTTCGGCGGTGTGCAGCGGCGCTTCACGGTGAAGGGCGAGGCGAAGGGCATCACCGTGGTGGACGACTACGGGCACCACCCCACGGAGGTGCTGGCCACGCTCGCGGGCGCCCGGCGCGCCTTCGGGCGGCGGCTGGTGGTGGCCTTCCAGCCGCACCGTTACACGCGCACGCACGACCTGTTCAAGGACTTCACCACCGCGTTCAACGACGCGGACCTGCTCTTCGTGACGAATGTCTACGCCGCCGGCGAGGAGCCGATTCCCGGCGCCACCGGTGACGCGCTGGCGGACGCCATCCGCGCGCACGGCCACCGCGACGTGACGTTCGTCCCCAAGCGCACGGACCTGCCGGCGGAGCTCTTGCCCCGGCTGCGTGAGGGGGACCTGGTGCTGACCTTGGGCGCGGGTGACATCACCCACGTGGGCCCGGACCTGCTCGGCCTGCTGGGCCATGCGGCTCCGACGAAGGGCTAG
- the murD gene encoding UDP-N-acetylmuramoyl-L-alanine--D-glutamate ligase — MTLSLSGQKVLVYGLAKSGVAALRLLCQQGASVTALDARSEEALGDVAREVKALGAALVTVPAPPGLLESQALVVVSPGVPLALPELRAAAAARVPIWGEVELAWRALTSVPLFGITGTNGKSTTTALTGELFAKGGRRTFVGGNLGRPFSEAALTPADWDALVVELSSFQLEGIQSLRPRGAAILNLTPDHIDRYASHREYGQAKARIFQHQHDGDFAVVNADDADVMALATQARTPVYGFSVTGRPVVDAPKLAGLAVAKDGGFRLEFLGESYRLDNRALRGAHNAQNAMAATLLARLGGVPADAVQAGLDSYPGLPHRLESVRVLDGVEWVNDSKATNVDSVLVALRAFRDGVWLIAGGKGKGAPYAPMVEAGRGKVKGVLTIGADSELLARAYEGQAAVHACGTLAAAVAKACELAKAGDTVLLSPACASYDQFKNFEDRGDSFKRLVGAL; from the coding sequence ATGACGCTCTCGCTGTCCGGGCAGAAGGTGTTGGTGTACGGGCTGGCGAAGAGCGGCGTCGCGGCGCTCCGCCTGTTGTGTCAGCAGGGCGCGAGCGTGACGGCGCTCGACGCTCGCAGCGAAGAAGCCCTGGGCGACGTGGCCCGCGAAGTGAAGGCGCTGGGGGCCGCGCTCGTCACCGTGCCCGCGCCGCCGGGCCTGTTGGAGTCGCAGGCGCTGGTGGTGGTGAGCCCGGGAGTGCCGCTGGCGCTGCCGGAGCTGCGCGCGGCCGCCGCGGCCCGGGTGCCCATCTGGGGCGAGGTGGAGCTGGCGTGGCGCGCGCTCACCTCCGTGCCGCTGTTCGGAATCACCGGCACCAACGGCAAAAGCACCACCACGGCGCTCACCGGGGAGCTGTTCGCCAAGGGCGGCCGGCGCACCTTCGTGGGCGGCAACCTGGGCCGGCCCTTCAGCGAGGCGGCGCTGACGCCCGCGGACTGGGACGCGCTGGTGGTGGAGCTGTCCAGCTTCCAGCTCGAGGGCATCCAGTCCCTGCGTCCGCGCGGCGCCGCCATCCTCAACCTCACGCCGGACCACATCGACCGGTACGCGAGCCACCGGGAGTACGGCCAGGCCAAGGCGCGCATCTTCCAGCACCAGCACGACGGCGACTTCGCGGTGGTGAACGCGGACGACGCGGACGTCATGGCCCTGGCGACCCAGGCCCGCACGCCGGTGTACGGCTTCAGCGTCACGGGCCGGCCGGTGGTGGACGCGCCGAAGCTCGCGGGGCTCGCGGTGGCCAAGGACGGCGGGTTCCGGCTGGAGTTCCTGGGCGAGTCGTACCGGCTGGACAACCGCGCGCTGCGCGGCGCGCACAACGCGCAGAACGCGATGGCGGCGACGCTGCTGGCGCGGCTGGGCGGCGTGCCGGCGGACGCGGTGCAGGCGGGGCTGGACAGCTACCCGGGCCTGCCCCACCGGCTGGAGAGCGTGCGGGTGCTGGACGGGGTGGAGTGGGTGAACGACTCGAAGGCCACCAACGTGGACTCGGTGCTGGTGGCGCTGCGCGCGTTCCGGGACGGGGTGTGGCTGATTGCCGGCGGCAAGGGCAAGGGCGCGCCGTACGCGCCCATGGTGGAGGCGGGGCGGGGCAAGGTGAAGGGCGTGCTGACCATCGGCGCGGACTCGGAGCTGCTTGCCCGGGCCTACGAGGGGCAGGCGGCGGTGCATGCGTGCGGCACGCTGGCGGCGGCGGTGGCGAAGGCGTGCGAGCTGGCGAAGGCGGGTGACACGGTGCTGCTGTCTCCCGCGTGTGCGTCGTACGATCAGTTCAAGAACTTCGAGGACCGGGGCGACAGCTTCAAGCGCCTGGTCGGAGCGCTGTGA
- the murB gene encoding UDP-N-acetylmuramate dehydrogenase, with translation MVEAGVKTALALWLERVPDCELKAGEPLAPLISVRVGGAAEALVRPRSGDALVEVLKLARDEGAPLSILGGGANTLVGDGGVPGVTVKLPGDLFPELIDVGPEGGLITLGAGAAIVKLVNVMRSQGLVGAEFLAGIPGTLGGAVAMNAGTKNGEAFRVIEAVEVATPDGVGWLTKAQVPHAYRHSELPAGGVVTRVRFRLPRGDVAASKVAMDADLGYRKRTQPLSQPNFGSVFTNPPGDHAGRLIELVGLKGHTLGRAQISTLHANWIVNLGGATARDVLGLITLMQTRVKEATGVDMKPEVKRVGVFLP, from the coding sequence ATGGTGGAAGCGGGCGTGAAGACGGCGCTGGCCCTCTGGTTGGAGCGGGTGCCGGACTGCGAGCTGAAGGCGGGCGAGCCCCTGGCTCCGCTCATCAGCGTCCGGGTGGGCGGCGCCGCGGAGGCGCTGGTGCGGCCTCGCTCCGGCGATGCGCTGGTGGAGGTGCTGAAGCTGGCGCGCGACGAGGGCGCGCCCTTGAGCATCCTCGGTGGTGGCGCGAACACGCTGGTGGGTGATGGCGGCGTGCCGGGTGTCACGGTGAAGCTGCCGGGGGACTTGTTCCCGGAGCTCATCGACGTGGGGCCGGAGGGTGGGCTCATCACGTTGGGCGCGGGCGCGGCCATCGTGAAGCTGGTCAACGTGATGCGCTCGCAGGGGCTGGTGGGCGCGGAGTTCCTCGCGGGCATCCCCGGGACGCTGGGCGGCGCGGTGGCGATGAACGCGGGCACGAAGAACGGCGAGGCCTTCCGCGTCATCGAGGCCGTGGAGGTCGCGACGCCGGACGGGGTGGGGTGGCTGACGAAGGCGCAGGTGCCGCATGCGTACCGGCACTCGGAGCTGCCCGCGGGTGGGGTGGTGACGCGGGTTCGCTTCCGGCTGCCGCGCGGGGACGTGGCGGCGTCCAAGGTCGCGATGGACGCGGACCTGGGGTACCGCAAGCGCACGCAGCCGTTGAGCCAGCCGAACTTCGGCAGCGTCTTCACCAATCCGCCGGGCGACCATGCCGGGCGGCTCATCGAGCTGGTGGGCCTGAAGGGGCACACGCTCGGGCGGGCGCAGATCTCCACGCTGCACGCCAACTGGATTGTCAACCTGGGCGGGGCCACCGCTCGGGACGTGCTGGGGCTCATCACGCTGATGCAGACGCGCGTGAAGGAGGCCACTGGCGTCGACATGAAACCCGAAGTCAAACGCGTGGGAGTCTTCCTGCCATGA
- a CDS encoding D-alanine--D-alanine ligase, producing the protein MTVNRGAFTKDELKHKRVGVLFGGLSSEREVSLRTGAAVSGALRSLGYDVVDIDVGKDLPARLVAEKVDVAWLAVHGRYGEDGSLQGLLESMFIPYTGSGVLASAMAMDKVYAKQIFLAHGIPTPAYRAFQDEASALAAADSLPFPFPVVVKPSREGSSVGVHICKTRDAYEAAVKDAVKYAGTLMVEQFVKGREVQGGVLDDEALGVIEVRAAREFYDYDAKYKAGTGTQYLFPAPLPEAQYARVNEVCLGAHRALGCAGGSRSDVIVTEGGDVFLLETNTLPGMTATSLLPKIAAGRGIDFPALCERLLVGACLKA; encoded by the coding sequence ATGACAGTCAATCGCGGCGCCTTCACGAAGGACGAGCTGAAGCACAAGCGCGTGGGCGTGTTGTTCGGCGGCCTGTCGTCCGAGCGCGAGGTGTCCCTGCGCACCGGCGCCGCCGTGTCGGGCGCGCTGCGCTCGCTGGGCTACGACGTGGTGGACATCGACGTGGGCAAGGATTTGCCCGCGCGGCTCGTCGCCGAGAAGGTGGACGTGGCGTGGCTGGCGGTGCACGGGCGCTACGGCGAGGACGGCAGCCTCCAGGGGCTGCTCGAGTCCATGTTCATCCCGTACACGGGCAGCGGTGTGCTCGCGTCCGCGATGGCGATGGACAAGGTGTACGCGAAGCAGATCTTCCTGGCCCACGGCATCCCCACGCCCGCGTACCGCGCGTTCCAGGACGAGGCGTCGGCGCTGGCCGCGGCGGACTCGCTGCCGTTCCCCTTCCCGGTGGTGGTGAAGCCCAGCCGCGAGGGCAGCAGCGTGGGCGTGCACATCTGCAAGACGCGGGATGCGTACGAGGCCGCGGTGAAGGACGCCGTGAAGTACGCGGGCACGCTCATGGTCGAGCAGTTCGTGAAGGGCCGCGAGGTGCAGGGCGGCGTGCTGGACGACGAGGCGCTGGGCGTCATCGAGGTCCGCGCCGCGCGCGAGTTCTACGATTACGACGCGAAGTACAAGGCGGGTACGGGTACGCAGTACCTCTTCCCCGCGCCGCTCCCCGAGGCGCAGTACGCGCGAGTGAACGAGGTGTGCCTGGGCGCGCACCGGGCCCTGGGCTGCGCGGGTGGTTCGCGCTCGGACGTCATCGTCACCGAGGGGGGCGATGTCTTCCTGCTGGAGACCAACACGCTGCCGGGCATGACGGCCACCAGCCTGTTGCCCAAGATTGCCGCGGGACGCGGCATCGACTTCCCGGCCCTGTGCGAGCGGTTGCTCGTGGGGGCGTGCCTGAAGGCCTGA
- the mraY gene encoding phospho-N-acetylmuramoyl-pentapeptide-transferase yields MLYLLYELIQNTEAGRILNFLRYPTFRIIAAGVFALVLGMLIGPRLIARLRLKQHGQSNVREDTPDSHQKKKGTPTMGGALILICIAAGTLLFADLKSRVVWVVLLLTFGYGFIGFLDDWLKLSKRNSKGLAGRKKMVLQTFFYLVAVFGLLTTWTQADGSFGPTLLINTRLTLPFIPSHWFNLDLGWFYVVFAWVVVVGTSNAVNLTDGLDGLAIVPTIVSAITFAVLCYVAGTTLSIADSVTVGGTTKLVATPLYQYLGILQVKGGAELAVFCAAIVGAGISFLWFNTYPASVFMGDIGSLALGGALGGLAVLSKNEVVSAIIHGIFFAEALSVMIQVASFKMTGKRVFKMAPVHHHFELKGLAEPKIIVRFWIVSILCGGVALLSLKLR; encoded by the coding sequence GTGCTGTACCTGCTCTACGAGCTCATCCAGAACACGGAGGCGGGGCGCATCCTCAACTTCTTGCGCTACCCCACCTTCCGCATCATCGCCGCCGGGGTCTTCGCGCTCGTGCTGGGCATGCTCATTGGCCCGCGCCTCATCGCGAGGCTGCGGCTCAAGCAGCACGGGCAGAGCAACGTGCGCGAGGACACGCCGGACTCGCATCAGAAGAAGAAGGGCACGCCCACCATGGGTGGCGCGCTCATCCTCATCTGCATCGCGGCGGGCACGCTGTTGTTCGCGGACCTGAAGAGCCGCGTCGTCTGGGTGGTGTTGCTGCTCACCTTCGGCTACGGCTTCATCGGCTTCCTGGACGACTGGCTCAAGCTGTCCAAGCGCAACTCCAAGGGCCTCGCCGGCCGCAAGAAGATGGTGCTGCAGACCTTCTTCTACCTGGTGGCGGTGTTCGGCCTGCTCACCACGTGGACGCAAGCAGACGGCTCGTTCGGCCCCACGCTGCTCATCAACACGCGGCTGACACTGCCCTTCATCCCCTCGCACTGGTTCAACCTGGACCTGGGCTGGTTCTACGTGGTGTTCGCGTGGGTGGTGGTGGTGGGCACGTCCAACGCGGTGAACCTCACCGACGGCCTGGATGGCCTGGCCATCGTCCCCACCATCGTCTCCGCGATCACCTTCGCGGTGCTCTGCTACGTGGCGGGCACCACGTTGAGCATCGCGGACTCGGTGACGGTGGGCGGCACGACGAAGCTGGTGGCCACGCCGCTGTACCAGTACCTGGGCATCCTCCAGGTGAAGGGGGGCGCGGAGCTGGCGGTGTTCTGCGCGGCCATCGTCGGCGCGGGCATCTCCTTCCTGTGGTTCAACACCTACCCGGCCTCCGTGTTCATGGGCGACATCGGCTCGCTGGCGCTGGGCGGGGCCCTGGGCGGGCTGGCCGTGCTGTCCAAGAACGAGGTCGTCTCCGCCATCATCCACGGCATCTTCTTCGCGGAGGCGCTGAGCGTGATGATTCAGGTGGCCTCCTTCAAGATGACCGGCAAGCGGGTGTTCAAGATGGCGCCGGTGCACCACCACTTCGAGCTCAAGGGCCTGGCCGAGCCGAAGATCATCGTCCGTTTCTGGATCGTCTCCATCCTCTGTGGTGGCGTGGCGCTCCTGTCGCTGAAGCTGCGCTGA
- the murG gene encoding undecaprenyldiphospho-muramoylpentapeptide beta-N-acetylglucosaminyltransferase — MKVLIAGGGTGGHLFPGIALAEEVVTRHHANEVVFVGTERGLEARVVPREGYPLELVKVQGLKGKGFFSLLKALIALPLAFIESFRILARQKPDVVVGVGGYASGPVVLAAWLMGIPTAIQEQNALPGLTNKVLGKVVRVVFIAFDEARQFFPEKKVQLIGNPIRRKLMDNYLRSHVAHEHFSVLVFGGSLGARGLNQRMLEALDTLGDLKGELRFVHQTGKNDLEMVRKGYQDKGFDAEVVEFIDDMSSAYAKADLVICRAGATTLAELTVCKKASILVPFPHATDDHQTVNARALVDAGAALMFQESELTGAKLAETLRTLKAHPERLKGMEKKAALLGRPEAAKELADVCVDLMVQTWGPSGRERATPEAKKAPRSES, encoded by the coding sequence GTGAAGGTGCTCATCGCGGGAGGCGGCACGGGGGGGCATCTGTTCCCGGGCATCGCCCTGGCGGAAGAGGTAGTGACGCGTCACCACGCCAACGAGGTCGTGTTCGTGGGCACCGAGCGGGGCCTGGAGGCGCGCGTGGTGCCGCGCGAGGGCTATCCGCTGGAGCTGGTGAAGGTGCAGGGCCTCAAGGGCAAGGGCTTCTTCTCCCTGCTCAAGGCGCTCATCGCGCTGCCGCTGGCCTTCATCGAGTCCTTCCGCATCCTCGCCCGGCAGAAGCCGGACGTGGTGGTGGGAGTGGGCGGCTACGCGAGCGGGCCGGTGGTGCTGGCCGCGTGGCTGATGGGCATCCCCACCGCGATTCAAGAGCAGAACGCGCTGCCGGGCCTCACCAACAAGGTGCTGGGCAAAGTGGTGCGGGTGGTGTTCATCGCCTTCGACGAGGCGCGCCAGTTCTTCCCCGAGAAGAAGGTGCAGCTCATCGGCAACCCCATCCGCCGCAAGCTGATGGACAACTACCTGCGCAGCCACGTGGCGCACGAGCACTTCTCGGTGCTCGTCTTCGGCGGCAGCCTGGGCGCGCGGGGCTTGAACCAGCGGATGTTGGAAGCACTCGACACGCTGGGGGACTTGAAGGGCGAGCTGCGCTTCGTGCACCAGACGGGCAAGAACGACCTGGAGATGGTGCGCAAGGGCTACCAGGACAAGGGCTTCGACGCGGAGGTGGTGGAGTTCATCGACGACATGTCGAGCGCGTACGCGAAGGCGGACCTGGTCATCTGCCGCGCGGGCGCCACCACGCTGGCGGAGCTGACGGTGTGCAAGAAGGCCAGCATCCTGGTGCCCTTCCCGCATGCGACGGATGACCACCAGACGGTGAACGCGCGGGCGCTGGTGGACGCGGGCGCGGCGCTGATGTTCCAGGAGTCGGAGCTGACGGGCGCGAAGCTGGCGGAGACCCTGCGCACGCTCAAGGCGCACCCCGAGCGGCTCAAGGGGATGGAGAAGAAGGCGGCGCTGCTCGGCCGTCCGGAGGCGGCCAAGGAGCTGGCCGACGTGTGCGTGGATTTGATGGTGCAGACCTGGGGCCCCAGTGGCCGCGAGCGCGCCACACCCGAAGCGAAGAAGGCGCCCAGGAGCGAGTCGTGA
- the ftsW gene encoding putative lipid II flippase FtsW gives MKTPPPSNAPVRFDPILLCAVLALVTMGLVMVYSASAVLAQDKLGDSLYFFKRQVTAAGLGLVAMAVAMKVGWRKLARWAYPLLLAAIVLLVLVAIPGIGSTAGGARRWIRLPGFSLQPAEVAKFAWVVYLSYSLAKKREKVATFSVGFLPHLALCGILVMLCMLQPDFGSSVLLVFMLFVLLFAAGAKLSYLVGSILLALPLAYVAIASSPYRMKRILAFLDPWAHRHDVGYQVAESLMSIGSGGVSGLGLGDGRQKLFFLPEAHTDFIFAILGEETGLIGVGVLVVLYAIVLWRGVRASLAAGESFGTYLGLGISSIIAFQATVNMCVAMGLLPTKGLTLPFVSYGGSSLVVLMGAAGVLLSLSASAQGAPRGARTGSELREVAA, from the coding sequence ATGAAGACCCCTCCTCCGTCGAACGCTCCCGTGCGGTTCGACCCCATCCTCCTGTGCGCGGTGCTGGCCCTGGTGACGATGGGGCTGGTGATGGTGTACTCGGCGAGCGCGGTGCTGGCGCAGGACAAGCTCGGCGACAGCCTCTACTTCTTCAAGCGGCAGGTGACGGCGGCGGGCCTGGGCCTGGTCGCGATGGCCGTGGCGATGAAGGTGGGGTGGCGCAAGCTGGCGCGCTGGGCGTATCCGCTGCTGCTCGCGGCCATCGTCCTGCTGGTGCTGGTGGCCATCCCCGGCATCGGCTCGACGGCGGGCGGCGCGCGCCGGTGGATTCGGCTGCCGGGCTTCAGCCTGCAGCCGGCGGAGGTCGCCAAGTTCGCGTGGGTGGTCTACCTGTCCTACTCGCTGGCGAAGAAGCGCGAGAAGGTGGCGACGTTCTCCGTGGGCTTCCTCCCGCACCTGGCGTTGTGCGGCATCCTGGTGATGCTTTGCATGCTGCAGCCCGACTTCGGCAGCAGCGTGCTCCTGGTCTTCATGCTGTTCGTGCTGCTGTTCGCCGCTGGCGCGAAGCTGAGCTACCTGGTCGGCTCCATCCTGCTCGCGCTGCCCTTGGCCTACGTGGCGATTGCGTCCAGCCCGTACCGCATGAAGCGCATCCTGGCCTTCCTGGACCCTTGGGCCCACCGGCATGACGTGGGCTACCAGGTGGCCGAGTCGCTGATGTCCATCGGCTCCGGCGGCGTGTCCGGCCTGGGCCTGGGCGACGGTCGGCAGAAGCTCTTCTTCCTGCCGGAGGCGCACACCGACTTCATCTTCGCCATCCTCGGCGAGGAGACGGGCCTCATCGGCGTGGGCGTGCTGGTGGTGCTCTACGCCATCGTCCTGTGGCGCGGTGTGCGCGCGAGCCTGGCGGCGGGCGAGTCGTTCGGCACGTACCTGGGCCTGGGCATCTCCTCCATCATCGCGTTCCAGGCCACGGTGAACATGTGCGTGGCCATGGGGCTGCTGCCCACGAAGGGGCTGACGCTGCCGTTCGTCTCGTACGGCGGCTCGTCGCTGGTGGTGCTGATGGGCGCGGCGGGCGTGTTGTTGTCGCTGAGCGCCAGCGCGCAGGGGGCGCCGAGGGGCGCTCGGACGGGCTCGGAGCTGAGGGAGGTGGCGGCGTGA